A window of Calditrichia bacterium contains these coding sequences:
- a CDS encoding cytochrome b/b6 domain-containing protein: MEKKGKEISINVNPKKFSMSAHADLSCVECHIGYDPDEEPHTEVAKPVDCAACHEDNTKHLMRSAHAGELNCFSCHGNVHLPEPKHFAKNNCVSCHKDENKALMSSVHATIDERPECVTCHTPHTASTLGSEACLSCHTDAPEDISGRMAEFSLPETPGEFTNMIHGDDLECSDCHGAHNIFKVDTLASPVHPVNLAQTCNECHDDVVEEFMKSEHSVALEEGFETAPTCIFCHNEHQAITITGNGSKMSRQLEVETCLSCHLESEGVSERMTHTSSFIDGYKTSVHGRKFFEGDTTVAICSDCHGAHGALKAGDAMSKVNKFNIANTCGECHTEIAEVYNASVHGDALREGLQDAPTCTDCHGEHNILEHTVANSPVAPGNVAVQVCGPCHNSVRLASKFGLPESNYSSYQDSYHGLAVRFGSTEVANCASCHGVHNILPSTDSLSTIHVSNLAETCGECHPGANANFTVGKVHVSATSGGDDILNWISSIYILIILITIGGMVVHNSLDLAKKVKEHYHDQYEKEITAHELAKRKKHYIRMSVNERIQHFILFTTFFMLVITGFMLKFPDAWWVVLLRQWGGEPIFTLRSLLHRIAAVGMVAVSLYHIGYLFATKRGFGLFKDMLPKLQDAKDLVLMMKYYLGFSKSRPAFDRFGYIEKAEYWALIWGTIVMTLTGFALWFENQSMAWFSKLFIDVCEVIHYYEAWLAFLAIVVWHIYYVIFNPDVYPMNFTWLTGKISEEEMEKEHALELERIKKAEAEDESNN, encoded by the coding sequence ATGGAAAAAAAAGGAAAGGAAATTTCCATCAACGTAAATCCCAAAAAATTCAGCATGTCCGCTCACGCGGATTTAAGTTGTGTAGAATGCCACATCGGATACGATCCCGATGAAGAACCACACACAGAAGTGGCAAAACCGGTTGATTGTGCAGCCTGCCACGAAGACAATACCAAACATCTGATGCGCAGTGCTCATGCGGGAGAACTCAACTGTTTTTCTTGCCACGGCAATGTTCACCTGCCAGAACCGAAGCATTTTGCAAAAAACAATTGCGTAAGCTGCCATAAAGATGAGAATAAAGCTTTGATGAGCAGCGTTCACGCAACTATCGATGAACGCCCGGAATGCGTAACTTGCCACACGCCGCACACCGCATCAACACTTGGCTCCGAAGCATGCCTGAGCTGCCACACCGATGCGCCGGAAGATATCAGCGGTCGAATGGCAGAGTTTTCGCTGCCCGAAACGCCCGGCGAATTTACGAATATGATTCATGGCGACGATTTGGAATGCAGCGATTGCCACGGTGCTCACAACATTTTCAAAGTAGATACACTGGCTTCCCCGGTTCACCCGGTAAATCTCGCCCAAACCTGCAACGAATGCCATGATGATGTGGTTGAAGAATTCATGAAATCCGAACACAGCGTTGCGCTGGAAGAAGGATTTGAAACCGCACCAACCTGTATTTTTTGCCACAACGAACACCAGGCCATTACCATCACCGGCAACGGTTCGAAAATGAGCCGACAACTGGAAGTTGAGACCTGTTTAAGCTGCCACCTCGAAAGCGAAGGCGTGAGTGAACGGATGACGCACACATCATCCTTCATCGACGGATACAAAACCAGTGTTCACGGGCGAAAGTTTTTTGAGGGCGACACAACTGTTGCCATTTGCAGCGATTGCCACGGTGCCCACGGCGCACTGAAAGCCGGCGACGCAATGTCCAAAGTTAATAAATTTAACATCGCGAACACCTGCGGTGAGTGCCACACGGAAATTGCCGAAGTTTACAACGCAAGTGTTCACGGCGATGCACTTCGCGAAGGATTGCAGGACGCACCAACCTGCACCGATTGTCACGGTGAACACAATATTTTGGAACATACCGTTGCAAATTCGCCGGTTGCTCCGGGTAACGTTGCTGTTCAGGTTTGCGGTCCCTGCCACAACTCTGTTCGGTTAGCCAGCAAATTCGGGCTGCCGGAAAGTAATTACTCGTCGTATCAGGATAGCTATCACGGATTAGCAGTGCGTTTCGGCTCAACTGAAGTTGCCAACTGCGCCAGTTGCCACGGTGTGCACAACATTTTGCCGTCTACAGATTCGTTATCCACAATTCATGTCAGCAATCTTGCCGAAACCTGCGGTGAATGCCATCCGGGTGCCAACGCCAACTTCACCGTTGGTAAAGTTCACGTTAGTGCCACCAGCGGCGGCGACGATATTCTGAACTGGATCTCTTCAATTTATATTTTGATCATTTTGATCACCATTGGCGGGATGGTTGTGCACAACTCTTTGGATTTGGCCAAAAAAGTAAAAGAACATTACCACGATCAATATGAAAAAGAGATTACCGCTCACGAGCTGGCGAAACGCAAAAAACACTATATTCGCATGTCTGTGAACGAGAGAATTCAGCATTTTATATTGTTTACCACGTTTTTTATGTTGGTTATTACCGGATTTATGTTAAAATTTCCTGACGCATGGTGGGTTGTCTTGTTGCGGCAGTGGGGCGGCGAGCCAATTTTTACGCTCCGTAGCCTATTACACCGGATTGCTGCGGTAGGTATGGTTGCTGTTTCGTTGTATCATATCGGCTATCTGTTTGCAACAAAACGCGGATTCGGGCTATTCAAGGATATGTTGCCCAAGCTTCAGGATGCAAAAGATCTTGTTTTGATGATGAAATATTATCTCGGTTTCTCGAAATCCCGACCAGCGTTTGACCGGTTCGGATACATCGAAAAAGCCGAATACTGGGCACTGATTTGGGGAACAATCGTGATGACCCTCACCGGGTTTGCCCTCTGGTTCGAGAACCAGTCGATGGCCTGGTTTTCCAAATTGTTTATCGATGTCTGCGAAGTGATTCACTATTACGAAGCATGGCTGGCGTTTCTGGCAATTGTGGTATGGCATATTTATTACGTCATATTCAATCCCGATGTTTATCCGATGAACTTCACATGGTTGACCGGAAAAATAAGTGAAGAAGAAATGGAAAAAGAACACGCGCTGGAATTAGAACGCATTAAAAAAGCCGAAGCGGAGGATGAATCCAATAATTAA
- the htpG gene encoding molecular chaperone HtpG: MAKAKTSKAQEFEYQAELKQLLKLIVHSLYTHPEVFLRELISNASDALNKVRFRMLTDQNVFNADAKLEIRIDVDEKKHTFSISDSGIGMNHDDLVKRIGTVASSGTLEFIEQMKKSDKKIDADMIGQFGVGFYSVFMVTDEVIIETRHADVDAKGYRWKSDGQGTFTIEEIDKPTRGTTISFTLNEQSQEFSQSHRLGHIINKYSNFVDFPILLNGERANKVDALWHRNKSDIKQEELNEFYKFVANDFQDPVSHLHLSIEGAVNFKAIIFFPATAPGPYVRMDEEKSLQLYSHKVFIQDDAKELLPEYLRFVKGVVDTEDLPLNVSREVTQNSPAMSKIRSTIVNKILSHLEDMAKQDPGKFQTLYNNFGQFLKFGVNTDFSNRDRLVNLMRFESTTTEAGAFTTLKDYVTRMNSDQKEIYYVSGETRSILERNPNLEYFKKHDIEVLLLTDPADVFIVPSLNEYEKKPIKSIDNADIDVKKDDARSEEALNENLSKSLITVFKETLGDKVEDVMESHRLVDSPATLVIGKQGMDPQMEKMMKMMQKDFAGSKRILEINTSHPLIKNLSKLNMGSSTDALLRQSILQIYEGAALLEGTLKDPTEFVTRMTELMVEATK; encoded by the coding sequence ATGGCAAAAGCTAAAACCAGCAAAGCTCAGGAGTTTGAGTATCAAGCCGAGTTAAAACAGTTACTTAAACTCATTGTTCACTCGTTGTATACGCATCCGGAAGTGTTTCTTCGCGAGTTGATTTCCAACGCTTCGGACGCACTGAATAAGGTTCGGTTCCGCATGTTAACGGATCAAAACGTATTTAATGCCGATGCGAAACTGGAAATCCGCATCGATGTGGATGAGAAAAAGCATACCTTTAGCATATCAGACAGCGGAATCGGGATGAATCACGATGATTTGGTAAAGCGCATCGGGACAGTTGCCAGCTCCGGGACGCTCGAATTCATCGAACAAATGAAAAAAAGCGACAAAAAAATTGATGCCGACATGATCGGCCAGTTTGGCGTCGGTTTTTATTCGGTATTTATGGTCACCGATGAAGTGATCATCGAAACCCGCCACGCGGATGTGGATGCCAAAGGCTATCGCTGGAAATCGGACGGACAGGGCACTTTCACCATCGAGGAAATCGACAAACCAACCCGCGGCACCACCATTAGTTTTACGCTGAATGAGCAAAGCCAGGAATTCAGCCAGAGCCACCGGTTGGGACATATCATCAACAAATATTCCAACTTTGTAGATTTCCCGATTTTATTGAACGGCGAACGCGCCAACAAAGTAGACGCGCTTTGGCATCGCAACAAAAGCGATATCAAACAGGAAGAATTGAACGAATTCTACAAATTTGTGGCAAATGATTTTCAGGATCCGGTCAGCCATTTGCACCTTTCCATCGAAGGCGCGGTAAATTTTAAAGCGATCATTTTTTTCCCTGCTACAGCGCCCGGACCGTATGTGCGAATGGACGAGGAAAAATCGTTGCAACTCTATTCCCACAAAGTATTTATACAGGACGACGCCAAAGAGTTATTGCCCGAATATTTGCGGTTTGTGAAAGGCGTTGTCGATACGGAAGACTTGCCGCTGAACGTTTCCCGCGAGGTCACCCAAAACAGCCCGGCGATGTCTAAAATCCGCTCCACAATTGTCAACAAAATTCTGTCGCATCTGGAAGATATGGCAAAACAGGACCCCGGAAAATTTCAAACCTTATACAATAATTTCGGTCAATTTTTGAAATTTGGGGTGAATACGGATTTCAGCAATCGTGACCGGTTGGTAAATTTAATGCGCTTCGAAAGCACTACAACCGAAGCCGGCGCATTCACGACACTGAAAGATTATGTGACCCGGATGAATAGCGACCAGAAAGAAATTTATTACGTTTCCGGCGAAACCCGCTCCATTTTGGAACGCAATCCGAATCTCGAATATTTCAAAAAGCACGATATCGAGGTGCTGTTGCTCACCGATCCGGCGGATGTTTTTATCGTTCCCAGCCTGAATGAATATGAGAAAAAGCCCATCAAATCGATCGACAATGCGGATATCGACGTCAAAAAAGATGACGCCCGCAGCGAAGAAGCGTTGAATGAAAATCTCTCCAAATCGTTGATTACCGTGTTTAAAGAAACACTCGGCGACAAAGTGGAAGACGTGATGGAATCGCACCGGCTGGTCGATTCTCCGGCAACGCTGGTCATCGGCAAACAGGGCATGGACCCGCAAATGGAAAAAATGATGAAAATGATGCAAAAAGATTTCGCAGGCTCCAAACGGATTCTGGAAATCAACACATCGCATCCGCTCATCAAAAATTTGTCCAAATTGAACATGGGCAGCAGCACAGACGCGTTGCTGCGCCAATCCATTTTGCAGATTTACGAAGGCGCCGCATTGCTGGAAGGCACGCTGAAAGACCCGACCGAGTTTGTCACCCGAATGACGGAATTAATGGTTGAAGCGACCAAATAG
- a CDS encoding efflux RND transporter permease subunit has translation MKLPEISIKNAQFVLILVIMALLVGFMSFLHMPRSEDPALTFPRYIVVAIYPGTSPEDMEELVVDPLEEAIHEVEEIDEIITTISEGLAVIRADAAFGVDIDAIYDKVLREINNVRGDLPKDLYSLDTRVASPQDVAIMQMALVSEEAPYNRLLDYADILKDKLEAQNGVRTVEIEAYPEEQVRVSLDFQKMSNLNISLSQVIGILQQNNANIPGGEVDAGSKSFSIQTSGSYKDIDEIGSTVVNSDGEKLVYLRDIADVRFDYADDLHIGRHNGKKSVFLVVTKDKESNIIELTGRLHGMMDAFQSQMPSDVQLLTAFEQAPAVAGRINDFFINLMQGVALVGVIIFLFLGWRPAVIICTVIPISVMIAIGVLDFSGYALQQISIASLVIALGLLVDNGIVVTENIQRFEKMGMNATEAAIKGTGEVGFAVIASTITTLLSFFPLTLMQSGPGEFLRTLPLTVIYTLTASLILALTFTPIVAARFLKASAKKKSGPIDNLMSNFRDNLYLPSLQTALKYPGRFIAGSAIALIGCFALFPVVGVSFFPTADKPLLLIEVDTPYGTSLARTDAAVRFVENVLDSVDFVRDYTSNTGKGNPQIYYNRIPKELNKNHGQVIVNFAEWNPEKFYATLAHLREKFATYPGAEITFSELKNGPPFAAPIEIKILGDDLDKMRESSFELERIIRETPGTLNVINPFARRKTDLKVAINRDKAGMIGLPVNDIDLAVRASLTGVTVDELTMRDGDNYPLVVRLPFDEKPGIEDFEKVYLTTRTGAQVPLKQVANIQFESGIAQFGRYNQRRSVAVTADVFDADKTKQITEAIIERLPEIQLPEGSEFYIAGEYETQQESFGDLGQLLLVALLSIFAVLVAQFRSLIQPVVIFSAIPLAFTGSILALFFTGWTFSFFAFVGFTSLVGIVVNNSIILVDYTNQLIRGGTPLREALETACQTRFQPIVLTSVTTILGLLPLTLTNTSLWSPLGWTIIGGMVSSTFLTLVIVPILYKWVTKEEAIAV, from the coding sequence ATGAAACTCCCGGAAATTTCCATCAAAAATGCCCAATTTGTGCTCATTTTAGTGATTATGGCGTTGCTGGTTGGCTTTATGTCTTTTCTGCACATGCCGCGTTCGGAAGATCCCGCGCTGACGTTTCCGCGATACATCGTTGTGGCGATTTATCCCGGCACCAGCCCGGAAGATATGGAAGAACTGGTTGTCGATCCGCTGGAAGAAGCCATTCACGAAGTTGAGGAAATCGACGAAATTATTACGACCATTTCCGAGGGATTGGCGGTGATTCGCGCCGATGCCGCGTTTGGGGTGGATATCGATGCGATTTACGATAAAGTGCTCCGCGAAATCAACAACGTTCGAGGCGATCTGCCCAAAGATTTATACAGCCTCGATACTCGCGTGGCATCGCCGCAGGATGTCGCGATTATGCAAATGGCGTTGGTTTCGGAGGAAGCGCCATATAACCGCTTGCTGGATTATGCGGATATTTTGAAAGATAAACTGGAAGCCCAAAACGGGGTGCGAACGGTTGAAATCGAGGCGTATCCGGAGGAGCAGGTGCGGGTTTCGCTCGATTTTCAGAAAATGTCGAACCTGAATATTTCACTGTCGCAGGTGATCGGTATTTTGCAGCAAAACAACGCGAATATTCCCGGCGGGGAAGTGGATGCGGGCAGCAAATCGTTCAGCATCCAAACCAGCGGCAGCTACAAAGATATCGATGAAATCGGCAGTACGGTCGTCAATAGCGACGGTGAAAAGCTGGTGTATTTGCGCGATATCGCAGATGTGCGGTTCGATTACGCGGACGATCTGCACATCGGTCGCCACAACGGGAAAAAGAGTGTATTTCTCGTAGTTACGAAAGATAAAGAAAGTAACATCATCGAATTGACCGGACGTCTGCACGGCATGATGGATGCATTTCAGTCGCAGATGCCATCGGATGTGCAACTGCTCACCGCGTTCGAACAGGCGCCGGCGGTTGCCGGTCGCATCAACGATTTTTTCATTAATTTGATGCAGGGCGTCGCACTCGTCGGTGTGATCATTTTTCTGTTTCTCGGGTGGCGTCCTGCGGTGATTATCTGCACCGTTATCCCGATTTCGGTGATGATTGCTATAGGTGTGCTCGATTTTAGCGGATACGCGCTGCAGCAAATTTCCATTGCATCGCTGGTGATTGCCCTCGGTTTGCTGGTGGATAACGGCATCGTGGTCACAGAAAATATCCAGCGATTTGAGAAAATGGGAATGAACGCCACCGAAGCTGCCATCAAAGGTACCGGCGAAGTGGGATTTGCGGTGATTGCTTCAACGATAACCACGCTGCTTTCGTTTTTCCCGCTGACGCTGATGCAAAGCGGTCCGGGCGAATTTTTGCGCACGCTGCCGCTCACGGTAATTTATACGCTGACCGCATCGCTGATTTTGGCGCTCACATTTACGCCCATCGTTGCCGCCCGGTTTTTGAAAGCATCCGCGAAGAAAAAATCTGGTCCGATTGATAATTTGATGAGCAATTTTCGGGATAATTTGTATTTGCCATCGTTGCAAACGGCGTTGAAATATCCGGGTCGATTTATAGCAGGTTCTGCAATTGCGTTGATTGGCTGTTTCGCGCTGTTCCCGGTTGTGGGTGTCAGCTTTTTCCCGACGGCAGATAAACCGCTGCTGCTCATCGAAGTGGATACCCCTTACGGCACCAGCCTCGCCCGAACAGATGCGGCTGTGCGTTTTGTGGAAAACGTGCTCGACTCCGTCGATTTTGTCCGCGATTACACATCGAACACCGGAAAAGGGAATCCGCAAATTTATTACAACCGCATTCCCAAAGAGCTGAACAAAAATCACGGGCAGGTGATTGTCAATTTTGCGGAATGGAATCCGGAGAAATTTTACGCGACGCTGGCGCATTTGCGGGAGAAATTTGCGACCTATCCCGGTGCGGAAATCACCTTTTCGGAGCTGAAAAACGGACCGCCATTCGCCGCGCCCATCGAGATAAAAATTCTCGGTGATGATTTGGACAAAATGCGCGAATCGTCGTTCGAACTGGAGCGGATTATCCGCGAAACGCCCGGAACGCTGAACGTGATCAACCCGTTTGCCCGTCGCAAAACAGATTTGAAAGTGGCGATTAATCGCGATAAAGCCGGGATGATCGGTTTGCCCGTAAATGACATCGATTTGGCGGTTCGCGCCAGCCTCACCGGCGTAACCGTCGATGAGCTGACCATGCGCGACGGTGACAATTATCCGCTGGTTGTCCGGCTGCCGTTCGATGAAAAACCGGGTATCGAGGATTTTGAAAAAGTGTATTTGACCACCCGGACCGGCGCACAAGTGCCGCTGAAACAGGTTGCCAACATCCAGTTTGAGTCAGGCATTGCCCAATTCGGGCGATACAATCAGCGCCGCAGCGTCGCCGTAACCGCCGATGTTTTTGATGCGGATAAAACCAAACAAATTACCGAAGCAATCATCGAGCGACTGCCGGAAATACAACTGCCGGAGGGCAGTGAATTTTACATCGCGGGTGAATACGAAACGCAACAGGAATCATTCGGCGATCTGGGGCAGTTACTGCTCGTTGCGCTGCTCTCTATTTTTGCGGTGCTGGTGGCGCAGTTCCGTTCACTCATCCAGCCTGTGGTCATTTTTTCCGCGATTCCGCTGGCGTTCACCGGCTCCATTCTGGCATTGTTTTTTACCGGCTGGACGTTCTCATTTTTCGCATTTGTCGGATTCACCAGTCTGGTGGGGATTGTCGTGAACAACTCAATCATTTTGGTGGATTATACCAACCAGCTGATTCGCGGCGGAACGCCGTTGCGTGAGGCGCTGGAAACGGCCTGTCAAACCCGCTTTCAGCCAATTGTGCTCACATCTGTGACCACGATTTTGGGGTTGCTGCCGCTCACGCTGACGAACACCAGCCTGTGGTCGCCGCTCGGCTGGACGATCATCGGCGGGATGGTTTCATCCACATTTTTGACACTGGTGATTGTTCCGATTCTCTATAAGTGGGTAACGAAAGAAGAAGCGATTGCCGTTTGA
- a CDS encoding efflux RND transporter periplasmic adaptor subunit — MLKKIIFHSFLVTGMLVLAACGKSDATPTADAQNRPHPVKIVKVEQTSAPIPIESSGKLASEAEMLLSFKIGGVVDRILVNEGQTVSEGQLLAHLNLTEIDARVRQAKNAFEKAERDMARVKDLLKDSVATLEQYQNASTGYEVAQADYEIAKFNQRYAKIIAPTSGKVLRRFVERGELINPGMPAMQIGTASASSQIIRIGVSDRDVVRLAPGDTAQVRFDAYPGAKFSGYVTEIAAAADPKTGTFEVELTLEPSKLLLKNGFVGKVKLFPAKQSAYYRIPMSALVDGSRDLVSIMIPVNERTSARKITVRPEHVGTDYFTVLASEAGKIGEVITDGAAYVRDGETISLVGNISEIKTIAEK; from the coding sequence ATGTTGAAAAAAATTATATTCCATAGTTTTTTGGTTACCGGAATGCTCGTTTTGGCGGCTTGCGGAAAATCTGATGCGACGCCAACGGCAGATGCACAGAACCGCCCGCATCCTGTGAAAATTGTCAAAGTGGAGCAAACCAGCGCACCGATTCCCATCGAATCCAGCGGTAAACTGGCATCCGAAGCGGAGATGTTGTTGTCCTTCAAAATCGGCGGAGTGGTCGATCGCATTTTGGTGAATGAAGGGCAAACGGTTAGCGAAGGCCAACTGCTCGCTCATCTCAATTTGACGGAAATTGACGCCCGGGTTCGCCAGGCGAAAAACGCATTTGAAAAAGCAGAACGCGATATGGCGCGCGTAAAAGATTTGCTGAAAGACAGCGTTGCCACGCTGGAACAGTATCAAAACGCCAGCACCGGATACGAAGTTGCGCAGGCAGATTACGAAATTGCGAAATTTAATCAGCGTTATGCCAAAATCATCGCGCCGACGAGCGGCAAAGTGTTGCGCCGTTTTGTGGAGCGTGGCGAGCTGATCAATCCGGGAATGCCCGCGATGCAGATCGGCACGGCCAGTGCATCTTCGCAAATCATTCGCATCGGTGTATCGGATCGCGATGTGGTTCGGCTGGCGCCCGGCGACACAGCGCAAGTCCGTTTCGATGCGTATCCCGGCGCAAAATTTTCTGGATATGTGACCGAAATTGCGGCGGCTGCAGATCCCAAAACCGGCACATTTGAGGTGGAACTCACGCTCGAGCCATCCAAACTGCTGTTGAAGAACGGTTTTGTCGGAAAAGTGAAATTGTTTCCCGCCAAACAATCCGCATATTATCGCATCCCGATGAGCGCGCTGGTCGATGGTTCCCGCGATTTGGTGAGCATTATGATTCCGGTAAATGAGCGCACTTCCGCCCGGAAAATCACGGTTCGCCCGGAACATGTCGGCACGGATTATTTTACGGTGCTGGCAAGCGAAGCTGGCAAAATTGGTGAAGTGATCACCGATGGCGCAGCATATGTCCGTGATGGCGAAACGATTTCGCTCGTCGGTAACATCAGTGAAATCAAGACGATAGCTGAAAAATAA
- a CDS encoding cytochrome c family protein, whose product MAYAQDAKDDEDDADSATLKYIGVNGCKKCHKTEKQGNQFGIWSESAHAKAFETLKSADAVKFAKEKGIAKAPHEAPECLKCHVTGYDQPAEMMSARFSMEDGVQCETCHGAGSMYKKKTIMKDREQSIANGMTAISVKDGSAEKQCRTCHNEESPTFKEFNFEEMWKKIAHPVPAE is encoded by the coding sequence ATGGCATACGCTCAGGACGCAAAAGATGATGAAGACGATGCGGATTCCGCAACGTTAAAATACATCGGCGTTAATGGCTGTAAAAAATGCCACAAAACCGAAAAACAGGGCAATCAATTTGGCATCTGGAGCGAAAGCGCACACGCCAAAGCGTTTGAAACCCTGAAATCAGCCGATGCGGTAAAATTTGCAAAAGAAAAAGGTATTGCAAAAGCACCGCATGAAGCGCCAGAATGTTTGAAATGCCACGTTACCGGTTACGATCAACCAGCGGAAATGATGAGCGCACGGTTTAGCATGGAAGACGGTGTACAATGCGAAACCTGCCACGGCGCCGGATCGATGTACAAAAAGAAAACGATCATGAAAGATCGTGAACAATCCATTGCCAATGGCATGACTGCGATCAGCGTTAAAGACGGTTCTGCCGAAAAACAGTGCCGCACTTGCCACAACGAAGAAAGCCCCACATTCAAAGAATTCAATTTCGAAGAAATGTGGAAAAAAATCGCACACCCGGTTCCGGCTGAATAA
- a CDS encoding acyl-CoA thioesterase, which produces MRDTKMNPTGFTKEYEIRWCDVDPNMHMRHTVIGDITDHIRGVYFEQHDISFQKLREMMVGPVLLQYSVRFLREVMMYEKVLVEFQIKSLSRDLRKFRFYHRIYKMDGQIAAEVEVFGAWMDLVKRKITVPPDLVRGVLDHAPMADNFEWMD; this is translated from the coding sequence ATGAGAGATACAAAGATGAACCCGACCGGATTTACCAAAGAATATGAAATCAGGTGGTGCGATGTGGACCCGAACATGCACATGCGCCACACGGTTATCGGCGATATTACTGACCACATTCGCGGCGTGTATTTTGAACAGCATGATATTTCATTTCAAAAATTGCGCGAAATGATGGTTGGACCGGTATTGCTGCAATACAGCGTCCGTTTTTTGCGGGAAGTGATGATGTATGAAAAAGTGCTGGTGGAATTTCAGATTAAATCGTTGAGCCGCGATTTGCGAAAATTCCGGTTTTACCACCGCATTTATAAAATGGACGGGCAAATTGCTGCAGAAGTGGAGGTGTTTGGTGCATGGATGGATCTCGTCAAACGCAAAATTACAGTGCCGCCGGATTTGGTTCGAGGTGTGCTGGACCATGCGCCGATGGCGGATAATTTTGAATGGATGGATTGA
- a CDS encoding SEC-C domain-containing protein codes for MRTARNDPCPCGIGKKYKKMLFIQKWMSINIYDSGANQLIV; via the coding sequence TTGAGAACTGCTCGCAACGATCCATGTCCCTGTGGAATCGGGAAAAAATATAAAAAAATGCTGTTTATCCAAAAATGGATGAGCATAAATATTTATGATAGTGGCGCAAATCAATTAATAGTTTAA
- a CDS encoding NapC/NirT family cytochrome c codes for MKLHLPRSTHNWLTLIGATIAVIALSMILFLFTISVFWRSGHAYLGLVIYILLPSVMIIGLLLIPFGMWRFNRREKAGKPVTERTWPMVDLNIQQHRHAFMVFTIGTTFLLFASAVGSYEAFHFTESTTFCGEICHKVMSPEFTAYQNSSHARVSCVECHVGEGADWYVRSKLSGLYQVYSVLSNKYPRPIPTPIHNLRPARETCQKCHWPEKFYSRKLRKETYYMQDEENTQWDIEMIMKIGADHSALGLSEGIHWHINPDIKVEYIAEGGDRETLPWVRYTNLKTGEVKVYQDEENPLEEGAFSVEDIRTMDCMDCHTRPSHDFLPPVTFVNRAITSGEISKDLPEIKTILLELCDQKFSTIDSAKMAIEEQVLSFYEEDYPDIFEEERESIDKAIAAMQHAYSQNIFPEMGVRWDKYPDHIGHLQFNGCFRCHNNTHVTPEGEKISMDCNLCHNITAQGTPGEMEFAQAGSTLEFVHPDGDEDWKDGFCTDCHTGLNP; via the coding sequence ATGAAATTACATTTACCGCGTTCTACTCACAATTGGTTAACGCTGATCGGCGCAACCATTGCCGTTATCGCGTTATCCATGATTCTTTTTTTGTTTACGATTTCCGTTTTCTGGCGCTCCGGACATGCCTATTTAGGGCTTGTCATTTATATTTTGCTGCCGTCAGTTATGATAATCGGATTGCTGCTTATCCCATTCGGTATGTGGCGATTCAATCGCCGGGAAAAAGCGGGAAAGCCAGTCACAGAACGAACCTGGCCGATGGTCGATTTAAATATCCAGCAACACCGCCATGCATTTATGGTATTCACCATTGGCACAACGTTTCTGCTGTTTGCATCTGCTGTGGGTAGTTACGAGGCGTTTCACTTCACAGAATCGACCACATTTTGCGGCGAAATTTGCCATAAAGTGATGAGTCCGGAATTTACAGCCTACCAAAATTCATCCCACGCCCGTGTATCGTGTGTGGAATGCCATGTTGGCGAAGGTGCAGATTGGTATGTCCGCTCCAAACTCTCCGGTTTGTATCAGGTATATTCAGTTTTAAGCAACAAATACCCGCGACCGATCCCGACACCGATCCATAATTTGCGACCGGCGCGGGAAACTTGCCAAAAATGTCACTGGCCGGAAAAATTTTATTCCCGTAAATTGCGCAAAGAAACCTATTATATGCAGGATGAAGAAAACACCCAGTGGGATATCGAGATGATTATGAAAATCGGTGCCGATCACTCCGCGCTGGGTCTGAGCGAAGGTATCCACTGGCATATCAATCCTGATATTAAGGTTGAATATATCGCCGAAGGCGGCGATCGCGAAACATTGCCTTGGGTTCGCTACACAAACCTGAAAACCGGCGAAGTAAAAGTGTATCAGGATGAAGAAAACCCATTGGAAGAAGGCGCATTTTCTGTTGAAGATATCCGCACAATGGACTGCATGGATTGCCACACTCGCCCGTCGCACGATTTTTTACCGCCGGTAACTTTTGTTAACCGCGCAATTACATCCGGGGAAATCTCAAAAGACCTGCCAGAGATAAAAACCATTTTGCTGGAACTCTGCGATCAAAAATTCAGTACAATAGATTCGGCGAAAATGGCAATAGAAGAACAAGTTTTATCCTTTTATGAAGAAGATTATCCTGATATATTTGAAGAGGAAAGAGAATCGATCGACAAAGCAATTGCAGCCATGCAACACGCTTATTCACAGAACATCTTTCCGGAAATGGGCGTACGTTGGGATAAATATCCCGATCATATCGGGCATTTGCAATTTAACGGATGTTTCCGTTGCCATAACAATACACACGTAACTCCCGAAGGTGAAAAGATTTCTATGGACTGCAACCTTTGCCACAACATTACCGCGCAGGGTACACCCGGCGAAATGGAGTTTGCCCAGGCAGGCAGCACGTTGGAATTTGTTCACCCGGACGGCGATGAAGACTGGAAAGACGGATTTTGTACTGATTGCCACACTGGCCTGAATCCGTAA